In Torulaspora delbrueckii CBS 1146 chromosome 1, complete genome, one genomic interval encodes:
- the HYR1 gene encoding peroxiredoxin HYR1: MSEFYKLSPKDKKGEPFPFSQLEGKVVLIVNVASKCGFTPQYEELEALYKKYKDQGLVVLGFPCNQFGSQEPGSDEEIGQFCQLNYGVSFPVLKKVDVNGGNADPVYEYLKSQKSGLLGFRGIKWNFEKFLVDKKGVVQQRYSSLTKPSSLDSAIADLLKA; the protein is encoded by the coding sequence ATGTCTGAATTCTACAAATTGAGTCCAAAGGACAAGAAAGGTGAGCCATTTCCGTTCTCTCAGTTGGAGGGCAAGGTGGTCTTGATCGTCAACGTTGCATCGAAATGTGGATTCACTCCACAATATGAGGAATTGGAGGCTCTTTACAAAAAATACAAGGACCAGGGTCTAGTCGTTCTTGGATTCCCTTGCAACCAGTTTGGGAGCCAGGAACCTGGCAGTGATGAGGAAATTGGCCAGTTCTGTCAGTTGAACTACGGTGTCAGTTTCCCtgtgttgaagaaagttgatgtGAATGGTGGGAATGCAGACCCTGTCTACGAATATCTAAAGTCTCAAAAGTCAGGCTTGCTAGGTTTCAGAGGTATCAAATGgaactttgagaaattcttggTTGATAAGAAGGGTGTTGTTCAGCAAAGATACTCATCTTTGACCAAGCCGTCTTCGTTGGACTCCGCGATTGCCGATTTGCTCAAGGCTTAA